The Jiangella sp. DSM 45060 genome contains the following window.
GTGCACGGCGACGAACGGCTCGACGACCTCGCCCGCGCCGTGCTGGCCGGCGAGCTGGACCCGTACGCCGCCGCGGAGAAGATCGTCGACGCCGTGTCATGATCCGGCGTGGCGCTGGGGACTTTGGCCCAACGTGAGGTACAAAGTCAGGAAGCAGCGCGCGTGGCGGGCCTCGTCCGCGTGCCCCGGTACGAAAGGATGATGCAGTGAGGAAAGCGCTCATCATCCTGGGTATCGCGTTTCTGGTGTACTTCGTGCTGACCGAGCCCGAGGGCCTGGCCGACCTGCTCGGCGAGATCGGCAACGGCATCGCCGACTTCTTCGACGCCGTGATGACCTTCTTCACCGAGTTGTTCTGAGCCCGGCGCCATGTGGACGCCCAGGAGGACGGTCGACGGGCTGACCGACGGGTTCGTCCGGTGGCTCGACCGCGTCGCCGAGGACGGCCTGATCAGGCTGTTCTGGCGCAACTTCACGTCCTGGTTCGGGCACCGGCTGGTCAAGCGCAAGCTGGTGGCCGGCGAAGAGATCGTCGCCGAGTGCAAGCACAGCGCCATCCTCTACGGCCTGCCGGCGCTGGCCGCGCTGGGCGGCGTGCTGCTGCTCGTCGTCGCGCCGTTCATGCAGGCCCGCACCGCCTGGCTGCCCCTGGCCGGCGCGGCCGGGCTGCTCGGGTACGCGCTGATCAAGTCGTTGTACATCGCCCGCGACCGCTTCGTCGTCACCGACTCCCGGGTGTTCCGCGTGTGGGGGCTGTTCTCCCTCAACGAGGCCGAGATGGAGATCGTCCGGCTGCTCGACATCACCGTCGTGCGGCCGTGGTGGCTGCGGCCGTTCCGTTCCGGCCACCTGGTGCTCGAGAACGCCGCCCAGGAACAGGGCGTGCGCGACATCCACTTCATCCCGCGGCCCAACGACGTCGCCCGGGTCATCCACGCGCTGCGGCGCGAGGCCACCGGCGCGTCGGCGCCCGCGGCCGAGGAGCCCAAGAAGAAGAACCCGCGGCGGCCGGACCATCCGCGCAACCCGGGACCGGCCACCGCCCGCCGCCGCCAGGGCGTCTACTAGGTTGGGTGCCCATGGCCGAGCCATTGGACCTGGATTTCGACCCGATCGAGCGCGCCGCGTCGATCTGGCGGGAGCGGTTCGGCCCGTCCGAGGCCATGGCCGCCGCCACGTCGATCATGCGGGTGCAGCAGCTGCTGATCGGTGAGTTCGACCGCATCTGCCGGCCCTACGGCCTCACCTTCGCCCGCTACGAGGCGCTCGTGCTGCTCAGCTTCAGCCGCACCGGTGCGCTGCCGATGGCGAAGATCGGCGAGCGGCTCATGGTGCATCCCACCAGCGTCACCAACACCATCCAGCGGCTCGAGGGCGCCGGCTTCGTCACCCGCGAACCCAACCCGCGCGACGGCCGCGGCACGCTGGCCCGCATCACGCAGTCCGGCCGCGATGCCGTCGGCCGCGTCACCACCGAGTTGATGGAGGCCGAGTTCGGCCTGCGCGCCCTCGGCGGCGACGACCGCAAGCAGGTGTTCGACATCCTGCGCGGGCTGCGCGTGGCGGCCGGCGACTTCAGCGACTGATCGCGCTGAAGCCGTCGAGGTAGTCGTCGGTGTCGATGCCGAGCAGGTGCCGCTGGGCGACGAAGCCGATCATGACGCCGTACATCGTGCGGGCGACCTGCTGGCTGTCGGCGTCGGCGGCGAGGTAGCCGGCCTCGCGCCAGCGGTCGGCCAGCTCGGCCCACAGGCCGATGATGCGGTCGGCGATGGTGGTGACGATGCCGCGGATCTCCATGTCGCGGACCGCCTCGGACCACACGTGCAGCGCCATCTTCGTGCGGTCGACCTCGCCGGCGGTGACGTGCTCGGTGATGTGGACGAGGGCGCGTCGCAACGCCTCGTCCGGCCGGGGGACCGGATCTTCGCCCAGCAGCTCCTGGAACGCGTCCTCGGCGGTGCCCGCGATGCCCTCGGCCGTCGTGCGCACGAGGTCGGCCTTGCTGGGGAAGTACCGGTACACAGCGCCGGCGGACAAGCCCGACTCGGCGAAGACGTCCTGCATGGACGTGGCGTGGAAGCCCTGGCGGCTGAAGCAGCGCCAGGCGGCTTCGAGGATCTGCAGACGCCGGGCGGCGAGGTGGGCTTCGGAGACACGGGGCATGCCCCCATCGTAAAACGAACGATCGTTCTTGACACCTCGGCGGTTCTGGGAGGAGAGTGGTGCCATTGGAGAACGGTCGTTCGTTTTAGCTTGTTGGAGGAACCATGCGCAGGGTCATCGGCATCGCGCTGGGCCTGTCCATCGCCATCGGAGTTCTGGTCACCGCGTTCGTGTGGCCAAGTTCGGAGATCGCGCCACGCGACGTGCCCATCGCCGTCGCCGGGCCACCCGAGGCGGTCGCCGCGGTGTCCGAGCAACTCGACGAGGCGGTGCCGGACGGCTTCTCGGTCGACGCCGTGTCGTCGGAGGAGGAGGCGCGGTCCGCCATCGCCGACCGGGATGTGTACGGGGCGATCGTCCTGTCGCCGTCCGGCCCGCCGTCCGTCGTGACCGCCTCCGCCGCCAGTCCCGTCGTGGCGCAACTCCTGGAGAGCGTGGCCAGGTCGATGGCGGCCTCGTCCGGGTCGTCGTCCGGGCCGGTGATCGAGGATGCCGCGCCGCTGCCGTCCGACGACGCGCGCGGCACCGGATTCAGTGCGGGCGCGCTGCCCATGGTGTTCGGTGGTATCGCGATCGGCGCCGCGATGAGCTTCGTCGTCTCCGGGGTCTGGCGCCGGGTGGCCGGTGCGACCATGGCGGCGATCGGCGGCGGAGCGATGGCCGTGCTGGTCATGCAGAGCTGGCTCGGCGTGCTCGACGGCAACTGGTTCGCGAACGCGGGTGTGTACGCGTTGATCCTCGGTGCGACCTCGTTCACGCTGATCGGCTTGAACGCGGCGCTGGGTCACCCTGGAGCGGCGCTCGGTGCCGCGGCCATGCTGCTGCTGGGCAACCCGCTGTCCGGCGTGACGTCGGCGCCGGAGCTGCTGCCGTCCGGGTGGGGGACGCTCGGCCAGTTCCTGCCGCCGGGCGCGGGTGGGACGCTGCTGCGGTCGACGGCCTTCTTCGACGGAGCGGGGGCGCTGCAGCCGGTGCTGGTGCTGTCCGGCTGGGTGGTCGTGGGCCTGCTGCTGGCGGCGGTGGGGGCGCGGCGTGGCGCCCCGGTGGCCTCCGATCCTGTTCCCGTCGGGGAGGCCACGTTCGCCAAGTAGCCTGCCGGGTTGCGCCTGCCCCCTGCTGCTCTCGATTGTCGGGGGCGCGGGCGGCCGCCTCAAGCGGACCTCTTGATGTGGCGCTTCGCGCCGGCGGAGGACCGCTTGACCCGGCCGCCCGCGCCCCCGTTTCAGCAGCGTCAGGGGGCCGGCCGGAAAATGGGCCCGGGCCTCCAGCCCTGCTGGGGTTCGGGTCCGCTGGCCGCTCACTGGTCATCGGGCGTTCCGGCTGCCGGCTCTGATGTGGGTTGCGTCGACCCCTCCCGGCCCGGGTGGGGCCCACCCTACGGGCGGGCACCGACAACGTCGCGCGCAACCGGGCGGTTCGTGTGATCATCCAGGATCCGACCACGTAGAGGGGGTCGGATGCTGGATGATCACGCGGCCGGGGTCAGCGACGGGTCCAGGAGTCGGGGCGTTTCTGCAGTTCGATGACGTGGTCCGGGAGGCGGTCGGCGATGACGTCGGCGACGGTGGTGTGCTCCAGTACCTCGCGCAGGCTGGCCCGGACCGCCACCCACACGCGGGTGAGCGGCTGCGCCGGCCCGGGATAGATGGTGTCCTCGGGCGGCATGCCGCGCACCGCGGCCAGCGGGCCCTCGGTGGCCCGGACGATGTCGGCGAGGGTGATCTCGGCCGGCGGTCTGGTGAGGCGATAACCGCCCGTGGCGCCGCGCTGGGCATCGAGGATGCCGGCCCGGCGCAGGTCGCCGAGGATGGTCTCGAGGAACTTGCCGGGGATGTCCTGCGCCTCCGCCAGCTGCTGCCGGGTGGCCGACGACGGCTGGAGGGAGGCGAGCTGGACCACCGCCCGGACGGCGTAGTCGGCGCGCGCTGTGATGTGCACGAGCCCGATCATCCCACTGCGGGTACGATGGAGCCAGTTACTAGGACGTCCAACTAAAATGGAGACCCCATCATGGATGCCCGTGAGATCGAGGACGGCCGCCGACGCTGGCAGGCCAGGCTCGACGCCGCGGTCGCGGCCGGCAAGGTCCGCGACACCGACTTCACCACGCTGTCCGGCACCGAGGTCGACCCCGTCTACGGGCCGCCCGACGGCGTCGACGATCCCCGGTTCGAGCGCATCGGCTGGCCCGGCGAGTACCCGTTCACCCGCGGCCTCTACCCCACGGGGTATCGCGGGCGGGCGTGGACGATCCGGCAGTTCGCCGGGTTCGGCAACGCGCAGCAGACCAACGAGCGCTACAAGATGATCCTGCGCTCCGGCGGCGGCGGGCTGTCCGTCGCGTTCGACATGCCGACGCTCATGGGCCGCGACTCCGACGACGCGCGCAGCCTCGGCGAGGTCGGCCACTGCGGCGTCGCCATCGACTCCGCGGCCGACATGGACGAGCTGTTCGCCGGCATCCCGCTGGGCGACGTCACCACGTCGATGACGATCAGCGGGCCGGCGGTGCCGATCTTCTGCATGTACGTCGTGGCCGCCGAGCGGCAGGGCGTCGCCGTCGGCGACCTCAACGGCACGCTGCAGACGGACATCTTCAAGGAGTACATCGCGCAGAAGGAGTGGCTGTTCGAGCCCGAGCCGCACCTGCGCCTCATCGGCGACCTCATGGAGTACTGCGCCGAGAACGTGCCCGACTACAAGCCGCTGTCGGTGTCGGGTTACCACATCCGCGAGGCCGGCTCGACGGCCGCGCAGGAGCTCGCGTTCACGCTGGCCGACGGCTTCGGCTACGTGGAGCTGGGGCTGTCGCGCGGTCTCGACGTCGACGTGTTCGCGCCCGGGCTGTCCTTCTTCTTCGACGCCCACGTCGACTTCTTCGAGGAGATCGCCAAGTTCCGCGCCGCCCGCCGCATCTGGGCGCGTTGGATGCGCGACGTCTACGGTGCGACGAGCGAGAAGGCGCAGTGGCTGCGCTTCCACACCCAGACGGCGGGCGTCTCGCTCACCGGGCAGCAGCCGTACAACAACGTCGTCCGGACGGCGGTCGAGGCGCTCGCCGCGGTGCTCGGAGGCACGAACTCGCTGCACACCAACGCCCTCGACGAGGTGCTGGCGCTGCCGACGGAGTCCGCGGCCGAGATCGCCCTGCGCACCCAGCAGGTGCTGATGGAGGAGACCGGCGTCGCCAACGTCGCCGACCCACTCGGCGGCTCGTGGTACGTCGAGGCGCTCACCGACCGCCTCGAGGCCGAGGCCGAGGCGATCTTCGACCGCATCCGCACCATGGGCGAGCGCGACCGCCGCTGGCACGACGCCTACGGCCCGATGACGGCGGGCATCCTGCGCGGCATCGAGGACGGCTGGTTCACCGGCGAGATCGCCGAGTCGGCGTTCCAGCACCAGCAGCGGGTCGAGAAGGGCGACAAACGCGTCGTCGGCGTCAACGTCCACACCGGCAGCGTCACCGGCGAGCTCGACATCCTGCGGGTGTCGCACGAGGTCGAGGACGTCCAGCGCGAGGTGCTGACGAAGCGGCGGGCGGCCCGCGACGACGCCGCCGTGCGGGCCGCGCTGGCCGCCATGGTCGAGGTCGCCCGCACCGACGCGAACATCGTCCCCGCCATGCTCGACGCCGCCCGGGCCGAGGCGACGCTGGGCGAGATCTGCGACGCGCTGCGCGCGGAATGGGGGGTGTACTCCGAGCCCGCCCGGTTCTGACGGGTGGACGGCCCGCCGGTGATCTGTCACCATGCGGGCAACAGCGCTCCGACCAGGGAGGTCGCATGTTGGTGCCGATCCTGCTGGCCGTGATGATCGCCATCCTGCTCGCGCACGCCTATCCGTTGCGCCGCCGCGTCGCCGACGAACCCGCCCGCCCGGCCGCGTCCGCGCCGCTCGTTCCGGTGCCTCGCGCGCACGCCGTCGACGCCCGTCATTGGAACAGCGCCTACTGGGACTGACGGACCCATGTGGCAGCCGGGCGGCTGATCGGTGGAGGATAGGGGGATGAGCTCGCAGAGTTTCAGCCGCCCCGGCGCCGTCGACCTGTCCGCCCTGAACGGCGGCGGGACGCCGCAGCAGGCCACGCCGGGCGCCTCCGGCGGTGGCTACGTCATCGACGTCACCGAGGAGACGTTCCAGTCCGAGGTGCTCACCCGGTCCATGTCCGTGCCCGTCGTCATCGACTTCTGGGCCACCTGGTGCGAGCCCTGCAAGACGCTCTCGCCCATCCTCGAGCGCCTGGCCGCTCAGCACGAGGGCCGGTTCGTCCTCGCCAAGATCGACGTCGACGCCAACCAGGCCATCGCGCAGGCCGCGCAGGTGCAGAGCATCCCCACCGTCGTCGCCGTGCTGCGCGGGCAGCTGGTGCCGATGTTCCAGGGCGCCATCCCCGAGGCGCAGGCCCAGCAGGTCATCGACCAGCTGCTGCAGATGGCCGTCGCCAACGGCGTCGCCGGGCGGGCCGACCCCATTCCGGGCGCCGGCGGCGCCGCCCCGGCCGAGGGTGACGACCCGGTCGAGGAAGAGCCGATCGACCCCCGGTTCGAGGCCGCCTACGACGCCATCAACGCCGGCGACTTCGACAAGGCCGCCCAGGCGTACCAGCAGGTGCTGGCCGAGGCGCCGGCCGACGCCGAGGCGAAGGCCGGACTGGCCCAGGTCGAGCTGCTGCGCCGCACGGCGGGCGCCGACCCGGCCGGGGCGCTCGCGGCCGCCGACGCCGACCCCGCCGACGTCGGCGCGCAGCTGCTGGCCGCCGACATCGAGGTCGTGTCGGGCCGGGTCGACCAGGCGTTCGACCGCCTCATCGGCACCATCCGGCGCGTCTTCGGCGACGACCGCGAGCAGGTCCGCGCCCGCGTCGTCGAGCTGTTCGACATCGTCGGCAGCGCCGACCCGCGCGTCGTCAAGGCGCGGTCGGCGCTGGCCAGCGCGCTGTTCTAGATGCTCGGCGGCAGCGGGCCGGTGAACACGTCACCGAGCCCGCGGCCGCCGCCGAACGTCAGCCCGGTGATCAGCGTGCCGGTCGCGTCGAGGTAGAGGTTCGCCTCGTCCCACTCGTCCGCGCCGTCGCGTTCCGGCGTGCCGAACTGAGTGCGCTCGCGCACCTTGCCGCGGCTGCCGAGCGTGCTGACGACGACGTCCACGCCGCCCGCGCTGACGCCGACGCGGCCGTCGGTGTGTCCGGCGACGGTGACGGTGCCGTTCGTCCCGACGTGTACGGCGGCCGCGCGGTCGTCGCCGCCGGTGCCGTCCTGGGTGATCCAGCGGGCCCTGCCCGACGACGTGACGGCGACGGCGAGCTGGTCGTTGCCGCCGGCGCTGGTGGCCCCGAGCGTCCCGCCGGTGTGGCCGACCGCGACCACGCCCTGCGTCGGCAGCGGTGCGAGCGCGCTGAACTGGTCGCTCTCGGCCGTGCCGAACTGGCTGAGCCAGTCCTGCGTCCCGGCGTCGGTGAACCGGGCCACCCACGCGTCCAGGCCACCGTGCGCCGTCGCACCGGGCATCGCCTGTGAGGTGACCCCGGCGACGTAGACGCGGCGGTCGGCGCCGATCGTGACGGCCAGCGCCTTGTCCTCGCCGGGGCCGCCGAGCTGGCGGGTCCAGAGCAGCTCGCCGTTCGCGTCGAACCGGGCCAGCAGCGCGTCCTTGTCGCCGGCGTTCGGTGTGCCGCCGACGCTGCCGCTGGTGTAGCCGGCGACGTAGAGCCCGCCGTCCGGCGCGGGGACGCTGGCGTAGGCGCGGTCGGCCGCGGCCGGGTCGCCGAATCGCGTCAGCCAGACCGTCTCGCCGGTGGCCGTGTCGCCGGCAGCCGTCTCGCCGGTGGCCGTCACCCGCGCGCCGAACGCGTCGCCGCCGGAGTAGCCGGCCGTATAGAGGTCGCCGTACGGTCCGGTGTGCAGGCCGTAGACCCGGCCGGTCTCGGCGAGCCGCAGTGTCCAGCCGTCGTCGCTGCTGAGGGCGGGTCCGGCGCCGCCCTCGTTGACCGCGGCGACGGTGCCGCCGTTCGCCGTGATCGCGACGCCGCCCGCGCGGTCGTCCCCGCCGGTGCCGGTGATGACGCCGGGCAGCGGGATCGGGTCGGTGGTGCGCAACCGCCCGGCGACGTCGGCGAGACCGTCGCGGAACGCCGGGCGCCAGACGTCCCAGTCGTGCCCGCCGTCGAGCACGCGCAGCTCAGCCGTCACACCGTCGACCCGCCTCGCCGCGTTGTACAGCCGGGCGGACTCGAAGTCGATGTCGTGCTGGGCGTCCTCGGGCGCCGGGTTCGCCCACTCGTCGTCACCGACCGCGATGAACAGGTGCGTCGGCAGTTCCGGGTCCGCCGTCTGCAGCAGGGCCGGGTAGTTGAGCTCGGTGTACCGGGCGTCGTCGAAGAGCGCGTCGCCGCGGCCGAAGCCCCCGAACTCGCGCGCCGACGAGTCGGCCGGCGGCAGCGGCACGTAGACGGCCGGGCTGAGCACCAGGCCGGCGGCGAAGACGTCCTGGTGGGCGAGGGCGTAGCGGAGCGCGCCGTAGCCGCCCATCGAGTACCCGCCGACGGCCCTTGCGTTCCGATCCGCAACGGTTCGATACGTCGCGTCGACGTGCGCCACAAGGTCGTGCGTGATCGCCGTCTCGACGGCCGCACCGCCGGTGTGCAGGGAGTCGACGTACCAGTTGCCGCGGTCGCTCCACGGCGCGTCCGGCATGACCGCGATCAGCGGCGGCACGTCGCCGTCGGCGATCAGGCGGTCGAGGTCGGCGGTCACCTGCTGCCAGGCGGCCATCGTGTCGCCGCGGCCGTGCAGCAGGTAGATCGTGGCGTACTCGTCGTCGCCGTCCTCGTAGCCGGCGGGCAGGTAGGCGGCGTACTCGACGGGGGCGCCGGCCGCGCCCGCCGGCGCCGTCCCCGTCACGACGGTGCCCTGCGCCGCGGATGCCTCGGTGGTGGCGTTGGTGGCCTGTGCCGGGCGTGCGTCCGTGGCGGTGGTGTCGGACTCCGGCTCCGATCCTGACGTCGCGACGTGCAGGGCTGCGAGCAGCAACGATGCCGCTGCTACCGCCGTCGCCCGGTTCCATGCCGCCATCCGTCGCTCCTTCGCGCCGTGGGCCGGAAACGTTTCCGTCGATGGCCGCGATGGCCGGCTGCGGCGATTCCGGGAGGTCGGCGCTACTCCAGCACGCCCTCTGCCGGGCCGTCAAGAGTCCGCCGCCGGTCCTTCGCGGCGCACTCGCTCGCCGCCGCCCACCCGGTGCGGCTCCGCCGCCGCCCGTTGATCACGGATCAACGGGGTTCAGCCTGCCTGGGGCCCCTGATTTCTCCATGATCAACTCTTGGTGTGGGACGCAAGGGGCTGGTGAGGCTGCTGTGGTCGACTGGGGCGGCGCGGGCGGGGCAGGTGAGTGGGCGGGCCAGTCGGTGGGGTGGGCTGGCGGGCAGAGTCGCCCGGAGGGTGTGTGAGTCGGCGCCGGCGCGGCGCGGGCGCGGCAGGTGCGTGGGCCCGGGCGGTGCGGGGCGGTTGAGTTGGCGTGGCGGGCGGGTGGCCCGGGTGGCGGGGTTCCGGCAGCTCGGGAGCCGCCGCGGGTCACGGGTTCGTATCGGCGACTTGACGGGACCGGGCGCGGCACGATCCAATGTCCACCACACCCCGGAAACGTTTCCCACCCGTCACCGCAGCACACTCGGAAACGGTTCCGGCCCCGATCCACGAGGAGGTGGACGCACGTGTCGCAGCGCCGTCGGCCGACGATTCATGAGGTGGCCAAGGTCGCCGGGGTCTCGATCTCCTCGGTGTCGCGCGCGCTCAACGGCAACACCTCCAACGCCGACATGGTCGCCCGGGTGAACGCCGCGGTGCGGGAGGTCGGCTACGTCCCGAGCGTGGTCGCGCAGTCGCTGAAGACGCGGCACACGGGGCAGGTCGCGTTCGCGATGGAGGACATCGGCAACGCCGCGTACCTGGAGATGGTTCGCCGCATCCAGCCGACGCTGCGGGACGAGGGCTACCGGCTGCTGCTGCACAGCACCGCCGCCGACGTCGAGGACGAGCTGGGGGTGCTGGCCAGCCTCAGCCAGAACTACGTCGACGGGCTCATCCTGTGCCCGCTGCGCGTCACCGACCGCCACGTCGAGGCGCTGCGCCAGACCGCGGTGCCTGTCGTGGTCATCGGCCTGCTGCCGGACGACGTGCCGGTCGACAACGTGCGGGCCGACTCGCGGGTGGGCGCGCAGCTGGCGGTCGAGCACCTGGCCGAGGCCGGCGCCCGCCGCATCGCGTTCATCGACGGCCCGCTCGACACCGTCCCCGGCCGGGCCCGCTACGACGGCTACCGCAGGGGGCTCGCGGCGGTGGGGCAGGAGGCGGACGACGCGCTGATCCGGTTCACGGACTTCCGGTTCGACGCCGGCCGCGAGACGGCGCGCGAGCTGCTCACCCAGCACCCCGGCATCGACGCGGTGCTGGGCGCCAACGACCTCATCGCGATGGGCGCCCTGCACGCGCTGCGCGAACTCGGCCGCGACGTCCCCGGCGACGTGCGGGTGGTCGGCATGGACGACACCCCGCTGGCCGCCACCAGCTTCCCGCCGCTGTCCAGCGTCTCCCTCGGCTCGGCCGACCGCGGCCGCATCGCCGCGGAACTGCTGCTGCGACGGCTCGACGGCGACGACGCGCCGCCCGAGCGGGTCACCGTCCCGCCGTCGCTGACCGTCCGGGAGAGCAGCCGATGAGCGCCACCGCCACCGCGCGTCGGCCCGCGACCCGGCCCACGGCGCCGAAGCGCAAGAACTTCCTCGGCCTGGACCGCGACGGGCTGCTGCTCGCCGTGCCGGCGCTGATCCCCGTCGTGCTGTTCAGCATGTACCCGCTGCTGCGCGGCATCTACCTCGGCTTCACCGACGCCGAGGCCGGACGCAACAGCGAGACGGCCTTCACCGGCTTCGAGAACTACAGCCAGCTGCTCGGCGACTCGTACTTCTGGGACTCCTTCCGCATCGGGCTGATCTGGGCGTTCGGCGTCACGATCCTGCAGTTCTTCGCCAGCCTCGGCCTCGCGTTGCTGCTCAACCAGAAGCTGCGGCTGCGCTGGCTGGCCCGCACGCTGGCGCTGGTGCCGTGGGCGATGCCGCCGGTCGTCATCGGCATCATGTGGCGGCTGGTGTACCACCCCAACGCCGGCATCCTGAACAGCACGCTCAAGGACCTCGGGATCATCGACTCCAACGTCGAGTGGCTCAGCTCGCTGTCGCTGGCGCTGCCCGCCGTCATCGTCGTCGGCGTGTGGTCCGGCATGCCGCAGACGACGGTGGTGCTGCTGGCCGGCCTGCAGAGCGTCTCCGAGGAGCTGAAGGAAGCGGCCGCGGTCGACGGCGCGGGCCCGTGGCAGCGGTTCCGCAACGTGACGTGGCCGGCGCTGCGCCCCATCGTCACGGCGATGACGACGCTCGACTTCATCTGGAACTTCAACTCCTTCAGCCTCGTGTACGTGCTCACCGAGGGCGGACCCGGCGGCTCGACCCGGCTGCCGATGCTCTTCGCGTACGAGGAGGCGTTCCGCTACGGCAACTACGGCTACGCGGCCGCGCTGGGCAACGCGATGGTGCTGGTGATCGCCGTGTTCGTCGTGATCTACCTGCGACGGCGCTACCGGGAGGAGGGCTGACGATGCGCGGCTTCCGCACGCTGGCGACGCCGGCGAAGTACGTGGCGCTGATCGCGTACCTGGTGTTCCTGGCCTTCCCGCTGCTCTGGCTGATCTCGACGGCGTTCAAGCCGCCGCAAGAGATGGCGCTGATCGATCCGACGATCATCCCGGCCGAGCCGACGCTGGACAACTTCCGGCTCGCGTTCGAGCAGCAGCCGCTGGCGCGGGCGCTGCTCAACACGTTGATCATCGCCGGCACCTCGGCGCTGGTGACGGTGCTGCTGTCGATTCCGGCGGCCTACGTGATGGCGCGCTACCGCTCGGTGGTGAGCCGGATGACGGTGCTCTGGGTGCTGCTGAGCCAGATGTTCCCATTCATTCTGGTGATCATCCCGCTCTTCCTGTTACTG
Protein-coding sequences here:
- a CDS encoding Rrf2 family transcriptional regulator — encoded protein: MHITARADYAVRAVVQLASLQPSSATRQQLAEAQDIPGKFLETILGDLRRAGILDAQRGATGGYRLTRPPAEITLADIVRATEGPLAAVRGMPPEDTIYPGPAQPLTRVWVAVRASLREVLEHTTVADVIADRLPDHVIELQKRPDSWTRR
- a CDS encoding methylmalonyl-CoA mutase; translation: MDAREIEDGRRRWQARLDAAVAAGKVRDTDFTTLSGTEVDPVYGPPDGVDDPRFERIGWPGEYPFTRGLYPTGYRGRAWTIRQFAGFGNAQQTNERYKMILRSGGGGLSVAFDMPTLMGRDSDDARSLGEVGHCGVAIDSAADMDELFAGIPLGDVTTSMTISGPAVPIFCMYVVAAERQGVAVGDLNGTLQTDIFKEYIAQKEWLFEPEPHLRLIGDLMEYCAENVPDYKPLSVSGYHIREAGSTAAQELAFTLADGFGYVELGLSRGLDVDVFAPGLSFFFDAHVDFFEEIAKFRAARRIWARWMRDVYGATSEKAQWLRFHTQTAGVSLTGQQPYNNVVRTAVEALAAVLGGTNSLHTNALDEVLALPTESAAEIALRTQQVLMEETGVANVADPLGGSWYVEALTDRLEAEAEAIFDRIRTMGERDRRWHDAYGPMTAGILRGIEDGWFTGEIAESAFQHQQRVEKGDKRVVGVNVHTGSVTGELDILRVSHEVEDVQREVLTKRRAARDDAAVRAALAAMVEVARTDANIVPAMLDAARAEATLGEICDALRAEWGVYSEPARF
- a CDS encoding alpha/beta hydrolase-fold protein; this translates as MAAWNRATAVAAASLLLAALHVATSGSEPESDTTATDARPAQATNATTEASAAQGTVVTGTAPAGAAGAPVEYAAYLPAGYEDGDDEYATIYLLHGRGDTMAAWQQVTADLDRLIADGDVPPLIAVMPDAPWSDRGNWYVDSLHTGGAAVETAITHDLVAHVDATYRTVADRNARAVGGYSMGGYGALRYALAHQDVFAAGLVLSPAVYVPLPPADSSAREFGGFGRGDALFDDARYTELNYPALLQTADPELPTHLFIAVGDDEWANPAPEDAQHDIDFESARLYNAARRVDGVTAELRVLDGGHDWDVWRPAFRDGLADVAGRLRTTDPIPLPGVITGTGGDDRAGGVAITANGGTVAAVNEGGAGPALSSDDGWTLRLAETGRVYGLHTGPYGDLYTAGYSGGDAFGARVTATGETAAGDTATGETVWLTRFGDPAAADRAYASVPAPDGGLYVAGYTSGSVGGTPNAGDKDALLARFDANGELLWTRQLGGPGEDKALAVTIGADRRVYVAGVTSQAMPGATAHGGLDAWVARFTDAGTQDWLSQFGTAESDQFSALAPLPTQGVVAVGHTGGTLGATSAGGNDQLAVAVTSSGRARWITQDGTGGDDRAAAVHVGTNGTVTVAGHTDGRVGVSAGGVDVVVSTLGSRGKVRERTQFGTPERDGADEWDEANLYLDATGTLITGLTFGGGRGLGDVFTGPLPPSI
- a CDS encoding TetR/AcrR family transcriptional regulator; protein product: MPRVSEAHLAARRLQILEAAWRCFSRQGFHATSMQDVFAESGLSAGAVYRYFPSKADLVRTTAEGIAGTAEDAFQELLGEDPVPRPDEALRRALVHITEHVTAGEVDRTKMALHVWSEAVRDMEIRGIVTTIADRIIGLWAELADRWREAGYLAADADSQQVARTMYGVMIGFVAQRHLLGIDTDDYLDGFSAISR
- a CDS encoding LacI family DNA-binding transcriptional regulator — translated: MAKVAGVSISSVSRALNGNTSNADMVARVNAAVREVGYVPSVVAQSLKTRHTGQVAFAMEDIGNAAYLEMVRRIQPTLRDEGYRLLLHSTAADVEDELGVLASLSQNYVDGLILCPLRVTDRHVEALRQTAVPVVVIGLLPDDVPVDNVRADSRVGAQLAVEHLAEAGARRIAFIDGPLDTVPGRARYDGYRRGLAAVGQEADDALIRFTDFRFDAGRETARELLTQHPGIDAVLGANDLIAMGALHALRELGRDVPGDVRVVGMDDTPLAATSFPPLSSVSLGSADRGRIAAELLLRRLDGDDAPPERVTVPPSLTVRESSR
- a CDS encoding PH domain-containing protein gives rise to the protein MWTPRRTVDGLTDGFVRWLDRVAEDGLIRLFWRNFTSWFGHRLVKRKLVAGEEIVAECKHSAILYGLPALAALGGVLLLVVAPFMQARTAWLPLAGAAGLLGYALIKSLYIARDRFVVTDSRVFRVWGLFSLNEAEMEIVRLLDITVVRPWWLRPFRSGHLVLENAAQEQGVRDIHFIPRPNDVARVIHALRREATGASAPAAEEPKKKNPRRPDHPRNPGPATARRRQGVY
- a CDS encoding tetratricopeptide repeat protein; translation: MSSQSFSRPGAVDLSALNGGGTPQQATPGASGGGYVIDVTEETFQSEVLTRSMSVPVVIDFWATWCEPCKTLSPILERLAAQHEGRFVLAKIDVDANQAIAQAAQVQSIPTVVAVLRGQLVPMFQGAIPEAQAQQVIDQLLQMAVANGVAGRADPIPGAGGAAPAEGDDPVEEEPIDPRFEAAYDAINAGDFDKAAQAYQQVLAEAPADAEAKAGLAQVELLRRTAGADPAGALAAADADPADVGAQLLAADIEVVSGRVDQAFDRLIGTIRRVFGDDREQVRARVVELFDIVGSADPRVVKARSALASALF
- a CDS encoding ABC transporter permease, with the translated sequence MRRVIGIALGLSIAIGVLVTAFVWPSSEIAPRDVPIAVAGPPEAVAAVSEQLDEAVPDGFSVDAVSSEEEARSAIADRDVYGAIVLSPSGPPSVVTASAASPVVAQLLESVARSMAASSGSSSGPVIEDAAPLPSDDARGTGFSAGALPMVFGGIAIGAAMSFVVSGVWRRVAGATMAAIGGGAMAVLVMQSWLGVLDGNWFANAGVYALILGATSFTLIGLNAALGHPGAALGAAAMLLLGNPLSGVTSAPELLPSGWGTLGQFLPPGAGGTLLRSTAFFDGAGALQPVLVLSGWVVVGLLLAAVGARRGAPVASDPVPVGEATFAK
- a CDS encoding MarR family winged helix-turn-helix transcriptional regulator; the encoded protein is MAEPLDLDFDPIERAASIWRERFGPSEAMAAATSIMRVQQLLIGEFDRICRPYGLTFARYEALVLLSFSRTGALPMAKIGERLMVHPTSVTNTIQRLEGAGFVTREPNPRDGRGTLARITQSGRDAVGRVTTELMEAEFGLRALGGDDRKQVFDILRGLRVAAGDFSD